GGTCAGTAATATTACGCTCAATCGCATGGCGTAAGACGACATCATGCCGCGCTGCCTCACCCTGCTGTAGGGCGAGCCAGTCACCCTCAGACAAAATAGGGCTGGTTACCCACCGGGCACATCCACTGTTTCGTGCGAACTCCACGATTCCTTTCGCTGCGATTCGCAACCACGCCGCGCTGAAGTAACCTACCCCACGATCGTACCTCATTGACACGTTCAAGGCGGGGATAAAGAAATCTTTGATAAGATCATCCTTCGACGTGTCAAGGATCGCCTTAAATGAGAGTTCATGTAGATTCATATCGTTCCAGAGAAATCATTTGCCATATAGGCAGTACGAGTTGAGAGTTCGGGAACGCTCTGGCTATAGCGGTAGAGGGCTTCATGCGCGAGATGGTAGTGAGCTTTGTGGTCGTCGAGGGTGACGAAATGATAGCGCTGACCGGTGCGGCGGCGCAGGTGAGGTGCATTGATCGCGTCGAGATCGCGGTGCGTGGGAGCACTGGGGGACATTTTCAGATCGCCAATGCTCACATTGCTCTTGATGGGATTGCCGACGAATCGGGGGTGCGTGATAATGCTCTCATCCAGATCGGCGTTCTCAAAGAGGTGTGGATCATACATATCATAGCTCTGAACACGAGACAGCGCGTGAGCGTCTTCGGCAAAACACAGAGCGAGGTGTTCGAGCCCAATAGAAATAGCTGACATGACCTATCCTAAACGCAAGGCAATCCTAGCAGACAGTGTAGCCTTATAGTGCGCACCATTCGGCATTAGGGACATACCCGTGTGGCCTGGTCAGTACGGCATAACATTGAAATGCAGTCGATGCTTATAACTGGACTATGAAGTGAAAGCGACCAAGACGCGCCTTATATCCCACTAATTATCTATCATATTCAGAATGTCGAGTGGTGCAATTAAGGATACAACGGAGCACTTCTTCGAGGTCATGAAAGTTTTGTGAATTTGGGCTACTTCGTTTTGCACCTACGAGGTTAAACTCATCTGGTTGCTGTTGGATATGGGCGTAATCAGATAGGCGTACCGGTGAGGTTCGGAAGCCGAAGACGATATTTCCTGCATCGCGAAAGAGCTAGGATGGGATCGGGAGCAATGAAGTCGCACAATCGAAACTACGGTTTCCTCTACGGTTGCTAGTTACCGTAGCTTCCAGCCGTAAACATGCTGATTTTTAGGTGAAGAATGGGTCGTTACGCGCTCACGATGCTGCGCCCACTACCATGTATAAGCAGAGAGGGGGCGAATTTTTGAATCAGTCGTTTTGTGTGCTTTCGAATTCGTCCCAGCGAGTGTCCCAATGCTGCTCTTCAGCGGCTTTGATTCATGTGCGCCAGGCTTTGGCCTGGGGATCTGCGTCCACCTTCACGACCATCGCTCCAGCCTGTTGATACTAGCCACTCACAGACTCACAGACGACCCCATCCCATCTTCAACGGCTGAAACGCACAACCCAAAAAAACGCGGATATGAGCGCGCCATTCCCCGATCTGCCCCTTGTTTGTTATACATATTGATATATAATGTTAAGTAACATAATACATAAGAGATAACAGGAGGTGTATGGCACAACATGAATCACTTGAAAACTTATTCGAGCAGGCCCTCGAGGCTCTCCCCTTCGGGCTGGAAGTGACCAGCGTCATGGTGGGCGAGCTTGAACCAGACAGCGCCGGTTTCGTCGAATACTTGCAGGGGTTCACGTTCACAGTCGGCCAGTTGTTTGACATGGACCTTATCGCTGATGGCTGGGTCGCGCTGTGGCAGGAAGATAGCGAGATTAATATCTCGGCTTTCATAGACTGCGCTCGTGACGGTGATGGGAAAAAAGGCCTCCGCCTGCCAGAGGATACGGTGCTGGAGGGAGGGTATGACCTCGAAAACCAAACCTGGGAATTCTGGATTGATCACTAATTGAACCGGGACCCATCTCCAAATCGTCAGCGCATCAGAGCATCATACGAATCCTTACGTACTGATGCTAAACTATACGGATGAACCAATCACCTCACCAGCCAGACACCACGCCTGAAGTCATCTCCTCCACCCAACTCCAGCGCAACATTGGCGAAACGATGCGCCGAGTCTTCAAGGATAAGCAGCATCTCATCGTCGAGCGCGACGGTCTCCCCGTCCTGGTCATGCTCCCCGTAGCCGATTACGAAGCGCTGAGGCGCAGCACCGAGAAACCAACCCAATAGTGCCGGGCTTGCTCCTGTCTCAACCCCAACCTTATCCCGGCATTCTGTATAATGCGCTTGTGAGAGGCAGGGAAAAACTACCATCGCGGGAACTGGCCCGGGATTTGTTGCGCCGGTATGCTCGGACGTTCACCTCTCGCCAGGATTGCTACTCCATCCAGACCGAAGAGGGACGCTATATCACCCTCAAGCGCCGCTTCCAGCTGGACTACGTGCAGGCTCACCTCAAGGGTCTCCTGACGCTGGGTGCCTACGCGCTCGACGAGAAAAGCCAGGCGCGTTGGCTGTGTCTGGATGCGGACTCGCCGGAACAATGGGCAGAACTGCTCAAGATGGCCAGAGATCTGGCGCAAGACGCCGTCACCGCCTACCTGGAACCCTCGCGGCGCGGTGGGCACCTGTGGCTGTTCTTCTCCCCTCTTTCGGGCGCCGCCGCCCGCCGTTTCGGACAAAACCTGACCGAGCGGTATGACCTGGAAGGCATCGAGTTGTTCCCCAAGCAAGACGCGCTCACGACGGGCCCTGGCTCGCTCGTGCGCCTGCCCCTGGGCCGCCACCGGCTCACCGGCCAGCGCTACCACTTTGTCACTCTCGACGGCGACCCCATCGCTCCTACCGTCCGCAAGCAGGTCCGGCTGCTGTCAACACCGCAGTTGGTGCCCCAGGACTACGTCCGGGCGGTAAACAAAGATGTGCAATTACCCGAAACGGTCAGCAGTAAGCCCCTTTTTCCGGAAGCGCGCGCAGAGGTCACGGGCGCGACTCTCTCGGAACGCCTGAAGAACGCCATCAGCGTCTACGACTTCGTGCGGCGCTACGTGGATCTGGACGCCAATGCGACCGGCTACTGCCCCTTCCACGACGACACCCGCAAAAGCTTTGGTGTGAACCAGGAGGAGAACTTCTGGCACTGTTGGGCAGGCTGTGGAGGCGGCAGCCTCATCGACTTCTGGATGAAGTGGCGCGAGAAAGAAGGATTGGACGCCAGCTTCACTGCGACCATCAAAGCTCTCGCGGAGATGCTGCTGCCACGTTGAGTGGCCTCAAAATCGGCGCGGTCGGTTGCCATCCTGCCCTTCTGCTGTACGAGCTTCTTCTCCCCATTTCAAGCCCAATGGGCAGCCCGCCTTTTGTCACTTGCCGGAATCTACAGGGTTCGAGAATTTGAGAAACACCCCCTCACCCGAACTCCCACTTGAAACACCCGCTATCGTATGCGCATACTGCCAGTGACATCAATCCAGGTTTTGTGGAAACAACCCTTCATCCGGCTTTCCACATGCTGAAAGGACCGTATGACCATCTCTGTTGCCTCGCAGAAAGGCGGGGTCGGAAAAACAACCACCTCTATTACCCTGGCCGCCGGTCTGGGCCGCCAAGGCAAACACGTGCTGCTGGTCGATATCGACTCCCAGGCGAATTCCTCGAAGGTCCTGCTTCCCAATTACCCCCAGGTATCTAAAGACGACACGATTTACACCACCATCCTGGAGCGGCACCCGTTGCCCGTGCATGCCACGACCGTTCCCGGTGTCGAAATCGTGCCTTCGCACATCCTGCTCTCCAACACCGACATCGAGCTCACCACGGCCAAGGACCATCGCGAGGCGCGCCTTAAAACACAGCTGGACCACATTGCAGGCCGGTACGATCACGTCCTCATCGACTGTCCTCCTACCCTCTCCTGGCTGACGATCAATGCGTTCACCGCGTCAGATAAGGTGCTGGTGGTGGTCTCACCGGGTTATTTCGAGCTAGACAGCATCAACCAGATTAACAAGACCCTGCACGAGGTCAAGGAGTACTTCAACCCTGCTCTGGAGCTGCTGGGCTACCTGTTCACCATGAGCGACCCGACCATCAACAGCCGGACGTCGCTGCAAATCCTGCGGCAGTCGTACACCAGCCAGGTGCTCAATACCATCATCCCCCGGAACACGGACATTCGTGATGCCCACTTCAACAAAACCGACATTTTCGACTACAACCCCAATGCCCTGTCAGCCAGGGCGTACCAAAGCTTACTGGAGGAGATTGGATTATGAAAAAGCAGCTCAATACCAGCTCGATTCTCAACGAGCTCGAGGAAGGCTCAGCCTTCTTCCGGCGCGGGGACTCTGCTTCGGCGCCCTCTGAACCGAAACACCCTGCCCCAGTTTCGCAAAAAGCCGTAGCGCCCGAGGTAGAAAGCGAAACGAGCACAAAAGTGACTCAAAACCGAACGGGCGAACGGTTCAACCGAACGGAACCACCGATCGGTTTATCCACCAGCGCCGCCCCTGCGAGTGCGGTGCTCACCTCAATCGACGACCCACACGACGAAGGTAAGCGACTGACCGAACGTTACAGCTTTGAGATCTACACCGACCAAAAAGAAACGATCAACGACGTGAAGTACCTGTACTACAAGAAGACAGGACGCAAGGTATCCTCCAGTGAGCTGGTTCGGGATGCCCTGGACCTGTTTCTGGCGCGCGTGCTGGAGAAACTCGAGGGGTGATGGAACACATTGGCGCCGCCCTAGCGAAATACGAGCGGATCATTCTGGAAGGCTTCGACCCGGTGTCGGCGCACGGCTTTACGCAGGTGCCCAACGTCGTCTTGCGCGATACCCGCCTGTCGCCGGGCGCCAAGCTGTGTTACGCCTTACTGCTCAGTTACGCCTGGCAGAAGGACAGTTGTTTTCCAGGGCAGGAGACGCTGGCCGAAGATGCCGGAGCCTCGAGGCGGTCGATTGTGCGCTTCATGAAGGAGCTGGAACAATCCGGCTACCTGGAAAAGAAGCGCCGGGGACTGGGCAAGACCAACGTCTACACCCTGCACAGCCGCGTCGAGCAGTCCCAAGTGAAGGGTAACAAAGAGCACCACCCGGCTTGAAGTGCCAAATTGGCACTTCCGGATGTGCCAACGCGTCACTTCACTCTATAGATGAAGAAGACCCAGAAAGAAGAATATTAAGTTTCAGGGATTACATCTTTTTCTTTCTCGGCGAATAGGCTGGCGCGGGGACCGCTGCCCCCTCCACCAGACCCGCCAGCGATGTGGCGGGGCGGCGGTTTGGGCCATATCGCGCGCCAGCACGCTGTCGCCCTCCTCAAACGGGGTCCTCGCTGCACCGGCTGGATGGCCGCCCTCCGGGACGCCCATCGCCAGCTGCGCTCGACCCCGCCCTCGTCCGGCGACCCCCCGTCGGCCTTCCGCACTGGCTGCGCCGCGTTTGAAGCCCGACCGCCGTGGTCGCTGCCGCCGGTAGAGAGAACCCATTCCGCACGCAAGAGGGGAGGGGAACGGGACTACGGGGGAGACGGGGCGGAGCGGCAGACGCGGAGGGCTGACCAAATACGCGCCAGCCCACTCGCTCGCCCACGGCGGTCGGCCTTACAGGCCGACGGGGGAGACCCAGGACCCTGGATGCATCTGCGACCGGCTGCGGTCGGGCAAGGCTGCGCGTGGAAATCCGAGGCGGCGTCCGTTACACTGGCTTTATGGACCTTTTTCCATTTCGACCGGCGTCTGCTCAGGCCCAGCGACCACCGGTTCCGGCCCCGATGCGCCTGACCGAGCGTGACAGCCGTATCCTGGAAGCGGTGCACGCTTTCGACGGCGTCCTGGGCGACTACCAGATCCGGCGCCTGTTCTTCACCGGCGAGCGCCAAGCGCGGGGGCGACTCAGCTTGCTGTTCCAACACGGGTATCTATCCAAGCCCAGCCGGGCACAGCGCGCCGGGCTGCCGTGCATGGTCTATTGGCTGGACAAGCGCGGCGCGGCGCACGTGGCCGGGCTGCACGGCCAGCCGCTCAAGGAGTTCGGCTACCGGCGTGAGCCGCGCTGGGCGCAGGTCGCCCACGACTTGGCCGTGAATGACTTCCGGCTGGACGTCATCGAGGCGTGTGAGCAGTGCACAGACGTTTCTCTGGAGCAGTGGATTCCGGAAGGGGAGTTCTGGGCACACCCGGACCGGGTCGAGTACCGGCAGACCAACGGCCAGAAAGCGCGACGGCTGGTCCGCCCGGACAGCTATTTCGTCCTCCGCCAGGGCAGCCACGTCTCGCGGCTGCTGCTGGAGCTCGACTGCGCGACGGAGGACAATCCACGCTTTGCCCGCGAGAAGGTCCGGCCCGGTGTGGCCTATTTGCGCAGTGACGCCTACAAGCAGCGCTTCGGCTACCAATCCGGGCGCTGGCTGGTGGTCACCACCGGTGAGCGGCGACTGCGCAACCTCAAACAGCAGACCGAGCTGGCGGCGGGCAAAGACGCGGCGGTGTTTTGGTTCACGACCGCTGACAAAGTCGGCGCGCCAGGCGTCCTGACGGCCCCGATTTGGCAGCGGGGTGGTGACGACCGGCTCTCGCCTCTCTTTCCAAATTCTAACCGTATTTTCGGGCTCTGAGCGGGCCTCGTGTTGTTATGCTGACCACAGCAGCGCACCAACGCGGTGCGCCTGCTACGACCGTCGCGAAGCCAGGGTCCTGGCGCTGGTCTGTCTGCAAGAGACCGGCGCTTTTTCACCTGGCCGGGGGAACAACGCCGGAGGAGACCCGCAAAGGTCGGCCCCTTTGCCCTCCGGTGGGGACCGGCTTCGCGCGGTGTTGCGTGGCGCTGAGTTTCGCTCCGTAGAAAGCGGGTGTATAACCAAAGCAAATTACTTCTCAAGGGGTGATAGTTCAACGAGTGGGGTGGGACTGTGCCTTACCAAAGTGAAGACGATCCGGTCGTCGAGGTGCTCAACGGCCTCGTGTGGGGTGTGATTGGGTTTTTCGCCGGACTGCTGGCCGCCGTTGGCATTTATACGTGGCAGAAGAAGTTCGACGTCGTCCGGTTGCCGGACCGGCTCGAAGGTGACTTCGACCAGCCATTGACGTCGCCACCCTGGGAAGAAATTCGGACGGCGCTGGCGATTGGGGGTGGACTGGCGATCCTGGTCGGAATGGTTGGTTCCAAAGGCTTGTTGGCGCTCGCCGGAATAGGCATGGCGTACGCCGCGTTTCGAATCCGCATCGATCCGGTTGACGACCGCCCGGTGGCGTGGCCCAGCTTCAATCCACTGTCCAAACCGCGCCACGTCCGAATCCGGCTGCCCAACGCCACCAAGTGGGAGCCTGAGACGGCCCTGCGGTTCACCGAATACGTGCTGCGCACCACGGTCCACCTGACCCTGCGCATCGTCGCCGACGCAACCAGCCTCTCATGGGAGATCCTGGACTGGCGCAGCGATGTTCCACCCGAGCAGCTGGTCCGGACCGTGGCCGCCTACTACCCGGCGGCGGAAGTCGAGTGGTGGGACGACGAGCCGGTGGCCCGCGACTACCCGTTTTATCGATACGTCCTGTTCTTTCGCCAGGCGGCGGATTTCGTGTGGCCGCTGAAGTCGGTCGAAGACCTGGGTCGCTTCGATCCCCTCGCCACGCTCACCCAGGCGCTGGCCGATCTGGAAGACGGCGAGCGCATCGTCTACGAGCTGTCGCTCTCGCTGCCCGCCGAGTGGGCTTATGAGGTTGGCGCAAAGCTGGTGACGGTCAGCCGCATCCACCCGCTGCAATTCCTGTCGATGAGCGGGGCCGAGCTGGCGATGTCCGCCATGTTGAGTGGCGAGACGCGCAGCGAAAAGTTCCAGTCCAACGACCAGACTGTGGCCGAGCAGAAGCTGAGCCGACCCCTTTACCAGGCGTTCCTGTCGCTCTCGATTGACAGTCCGGAGGCGGCGCGCGTGCAGCAGCTGGCCACGCTCGACAGCCAGATCTGGCAGTTCGTGCGCGAGCCGTACAACGGGCTGGTCTGGGACGAAGAACCCTGGCCGGAGTCGATTCGCCGCATTGCGGATGCCAGGGGCGAGAGCGAGTACCGGGTGCAGGCGCTCATCTGGCGCTGGACCGGCTGGCAGGACAAGCGCTGGCAGCGCACGCGCCTCGTCCTCTCGCCGGAGGAGATTGCCGCCCTGTGGCATCTGCCGCACGCGGGCTTCCAGGCGCGAGATATCCAATGGTCGTCGGGACGCAACGTCGCCGCGCCCACCGCAGCCACCCGCCCGTACCCCGGTGTGGTCATCGGGCGGAACGTGCATTCCGGGAAGCAGACGATGATTCGCCTGGCCGAGGCCGACCGCCCCTTGCACACTTACGTGGTGGGCAAGACCGGCGTGGGCAAGTCCACCTTGCTGCACCACGTCATCCACCAGGACATCGCGGCGGGCAAAGGCGTGGGCGTCATCGACCCGCACGGCACGCTGGTGCGCGACATCCTGCGCACGAGCATTCCCCCGGAGCGTGAAGACGACGTGGTTCTGGTCGATTTCGCGCAGACCGCTTATCCGGCCCCGCTGAATCCCTTCGCGGTACCCCAGGGCGTGCCGCGCGAGGTGGTGCTCAATCACGTCATGGGCGTGCTGAAGAAGATCTACGCCGAGGACTGGAGCCGGACGCGCATGGAGAACGCGCTCTACAGCGCGCTGGTGGCCCTGATGGATGAGCCGCACGCCACGCCGCGTGACATCGCGCGGCTGATGGTCGATGCCGAGTACCGCACCGCGCTCATGCAAAACGTCAAGGACCCGGTCGCGTTGGAATACTGGTGGGACGAATATGACAATCTGAGCGAAGCCACGCAGGCCCAGGTGCGCGAGCCGGTGCTCAACCGCATCCGCATCTTCTACCGTAACCCGGTGGTGAGAAATATGATCTGCCACCCGATGTTCATCGACTTCCGGGCGGTGATGGACGAGGGCAAGATCTTTCTGGCCAACCTCAACAGCGACGAAACGCGCAGCGAGCAGGCCAATCTGGGCGCGATGCTGATGGCCAGCTTCCAGATGGCCGCCATGACGCGCTCGACGGCGGACGGCGGGCCGCGCCCCTTTTACCTGTTCGTCGAGGAGGTGCAGCAGTTCGTGACGTCGGCTTTGCCGGTGGTCTTCTCCGAAGCGCGCAAGTTTGGCTTGAGCCTGACGGCGGCCAACCAGTATCTGGGCCAGCTGCGCGGCAGCACGCTCGAAGCCATTTTGGGCAACGCCGGAGCGACCCTCATGTTTGCCTGCGGACCGGACGACGCCCGCGCGCTGTCGGGCTATCTGGCACCGAACCTGACACCCGGCGACCTGATGAACTTCGACCGGTTCCACGCGGCGGTCAAGATGCAGGTGGCGGGCAAGACACTTCCAGCGTTTAGCATCGAGACGCTGTCGCCGCTGCCGGAGCCACCGGATGCCAGCGAGCGGGAGCGGCGCATCCGCAAGAAGTCGATTTCGCAGTACACGCCCTGGACCCGCCAGCAGGTCGAAGCCTGGCTGGAGCAGCGCTACGACCAGCCACGCAAGCGGCGTCCCGTCGGCACGGTTTCGGACTTCGATTGAGGCGCCCGATGGGCCGACTGCCACGCCACAAGCGGGTAAATAACCCGCCACCCATGCGTCTGATGGAGCGCGACATCGAGATCTTGAAGACGGTGCACGACTACCGTATCCTGCGTGGTGACCAGTTGCAGGCGCTGTTTTTCGGCTCGCAGAGCACCGCGTCCTACCGCCTGTCGCGGCTGTACCAGCACGGCTTCCTCGACCGGCGCTTCTTGCCGACGCTGGGCGGGCTGGCCAGCAGCCCGGCGCTGTATGTGCTGGGCAAGCGCGGGGTAGACGTGCTGCGGCGCGTGTTGGACTGCGGCCCGAAGGACATCCGCAAGCCGCCGGGTAACCAGGAACTCAGCCCGCTGTTTCTGGAGCACCTCTTACAAATAAACGACTTCCGGCTGGCGGTGACTCTGGCAGCGCGCAATCTGGGTTACACACTGGAGTTATGGCTGGACGATTACCACCTGAAGGCCAACTTCGACCGGGTGGCGATCCGGACACCGCAAGGCCAGCGGCGGGTGGTGTCGCTCATCCCGGATGCCTACTGCGTGCTGCGCGTGCCGCAAGGACGCGGCTGTTTCTTTCTGGAGATGGACCGGGGCACGATGACCAACGCCCGGTTCCGGGACAAGGTGCTGGCCTACAAGGCCTATATCGCCAGTGGACAGTACGAGCAGCGCTATGGCACACGCAGTCTGCGCGTGCTGACGGTGACATCTGGACCGAAGCGGCTGGAGAACTTGAAAAAAGAGGCGGAGCAGGTGAGAGGTGGACGCGTGTTCTGGTTTACGACGAGCAATTGCATCTCGGCTGATGCTGTACTACACAAACGTATTTGGCTCATTGCGGGAGACAATGGCTACAACGTTTTCGTATGATCTTGCGGAAGCTATGGATGAGAGAAGTATTAGACCAAACTGGTTTTTTGTCGCTCGCGGTTGCCCCACTTTTTTGAACTAGAATCTCCCCAATCTTAGGGGGAACACATTTGGCTAATGTGAAATACCATATGTGCAAGTGGAGCCTTTCTAAGTGGATTCTACCATGTAGTTGTCAATTACATGAAAGGGTTAGCACTATGTCAAACTATCTGCAGGAGACTATTGATTCGCTCGACGAGCTTTGGCTTCAGCAACATTTGAATCATTTCGATTACACCCGAACCGTGGTCGAAAGACTGGGTTCTATGGAACAAGTGATAGCTCTTCTCAAGGCCGTTCTCAAGGATGCAGTCCAGCTTGAGAAGGTTGCAGCCGCCTCTTATATTCATGACAATGGATTTGACAAGATTGTTCTAGTAAGCTCTGCAGCCGTTCCCTATAAGCTACGGCTCCACATTTGGTGGCCAGAGTCGAGAAACAGGGTCAGTGAGAACATCCATAATCACCGATGGGATTTTAGTTCAACAATCTTAACAGGATATTTCACTTTCCAAGAATTTCATATCTCGAATAGAGGCATCCCTATGTTTGAATATCGTTATTCTTCACCGCAAGGTGGAACTCACTATGAAATGAATTATGTTGGTGAAACAGAATTGACCTGTGATTTTGATGCCCTCCTTCCCGCAAAAACTCTATATACACTATCACATGAAGTACTTCATCGAGTGATCAATGATGGCAACCAGCTTACATCAACGTTCATGGTTCAAGGACCTACAGAAAAGGAGTTTACACGTGTTTTTTCAGCACAACCTGTGACAGACTCCAAACAAGTACGCGTAAAGCGTTTTACCCCACACGAACTCCAACGGCGTCTGAATCGTTACATTGAATATCTCAATCATAGTGCATCTAGTGAGTAAGAAAACTGAAGAGATGTTCGCGAGCGACTATCTATGGAAAGCTCTGAATATTTGGCCCACGAATCCGGGCAAAGCATTGTTGCGAGCTATTGAAGCAAGAGAACTAAGCGAGATTCAACTTGATGCTCCTGTTCTAGACTTGGGATGTGGGGACGGCGCATTTTTCTCTCTACTAGGGCAACGAGCGGAATTTGGAATTGATATCAACCTTTTGCGAGCGCATTCAGCAAAGATTACGACTGGATATGGACTTACGGCTTGTGCAAATGCGAGGCAACTGCCATTTCCAGACTCTTTTTTCCGTGGTGTTCTAAGTAATTCCGTATTGGAACATATTGATAGAGTAGCGGGAACCTTATCGGAAGTTCACCGTATTCTACGTCGGGATGGTGTGCTAGCGTTTACTGTGCCGAGTCCGAGCAAAATCCAATTTCTATTTTATTCAAACGAATCGTTATACGGCACACCAGGGTTAGGATATCAGTATATACAACATTTTAACTCATTCTGGGTTCATAAAAATTATATGACACCCCAGGAGTGGGAAAATCTACTAACCAAAATTGGATTTCGAATTGATGTCATAAAGTACTATGAGCCTAGCCGTACATCTACATTCATTGATTTTTTATTAGGAATTAGAATACAATACAAATACTGGACAAAGCGGGCAAAAAAAGATGTGGAAGTTGCTTTCCTTAAATCTCTTTATTTTTACCTACGACCGTATTATGAAGCAAGAGCTGAAAGCATTGGCGGCGGGTTACTCATTAAAGCAGTTAAGATCTGAAAGCCGGTAGCTATAAAAGGAGCGAATCATGGAGCTAAGAGGCAAGAGAGCCTTGGTTACTGGCTCGAGCCGGGGGTTGGGCCGTGCCACAGCTTTGGAGCTTGCGAAACGGGGTGCCGATGTTCTGGTACATTTCCATAGGGAAGCTGATAGAGCTGAAGAAGTTGTATCCGAAATCCGGAACATTGGAAGAAGATCTGAAGCCTATCAGGCCGATATCGGAAATGCTAGCGATATCTTCCGTATGGCCAACGAAGTTCTAGGCAGGTATGGGCACCTTGACATACTCGTCAATAATGCAGGTACCATAGTTCGCCCAGCTTCTTGGAATGAAATTTCAAAGGAAGATGTGGATAGGACTATCGACATTAATCTCAAGGGCGCGATTTATTGCATTCAGGCATTTGCGCCCTCGATGGTAGAACGTCAGTCTGGCCGTATCATAAATGTTACGACCACCTATGCAATCACTGGCGCAGCCCCAGTACTTGTCTACACAGCAGCTAAAGCCGGAATAATCAGTATGACCAAAGCTATGGCACAGGAATTAGGAAAACACGGGGTTACCGTGAATGCTGTAGCACCGGGGAATTTTGACACCGATTTGGCGGTTGAGTCTGGAGATGCAGTCAACGAATGGGCAATATCTACAACGCCGTTGGGAAGGTTAGGTAAACCGGTGGAGATAGGAGAAGCCGTCGTATTTCTGGTTGAGTCGGATTTTATCACTGGCCATACACTTGTAGTCGATGGTGGACAGTTGCTGAATATCTAGGATGTGTTCAGCAAGGAAACAGGGAGATGGCATGCTGGGGCAGAGAGAGAAGACAGCTCTCCGGATGTTAGTCAAAGGCACTCCTATTGAAAAGGGGAGCATGTGGCTGATTAACAATCAACGTGACAGCGATCAGGGAGTCGGGTGGCCTCATCTAAATGCGCATGATGTTCCTACCGTTTGGGGAGGAACTTTGGATGGTATGCGTGCTCTACTAGCGACAGGAGTAAGCCGTCACGACCCTGTTGTCAGGAGAGCTTATGAGT
This sequence is a window from Aggregatilinea lenta. Protein-coding genes within it:
- a CDS encoding ParA family protein, whose product is MTISVASQKGGVGKTTTSITLAAGLGRQGKHVLLVDIDSQANSSKVLLPNYPQVSKDDTIYTTILERHPLPVHATTVPGVEIVPSHILLSNTDIELTTAKDHREARLKTQLDHIAGRYDHVLIDCPPTLSWLTINAFTASDKVLVVVSPGYFELDSINQINKTLHEVKEYFNPALELLGYLFTMSDPTINSRTSLQILRQSYTSQVLNTIIPRNTDIRDAHFNKTDIFDYNPNALSARAYQSLLEEIGL
- a CDS encoding helix-turn-helix domain-containing protein produces the protein MEHIGAALAKYERIILEGFDPVSAHGFTQVPNVVLRDTRLSPGAKLCYALLLSYAWQKDSCFPGQETLAEDAGASRRSIVRFMKELEQSGYLEKKRRGLGKTNVYTLHSRVEQSQVKGNKEHHPA
- a CDS encoding replication-relaxation family protein; translation: MRLTERDSRILEAVHAFDGVLGDYQIRRLFFTGERQARGRLSLLFQHGYLSKPSRAQRAGLPCMVYWLDKRGAAHVAGLHGQPLKEFGYRREPRWAQVAHDLAVNDFRLDVIEACEQCTDVSLEQWIPEGEFWAHPDRVEYRQTNGQKARRLVRPDSYFVLRQGSHVSRLLLELDCATEDNPRFAREKVRPGVAYLRSDAYKQRFGYQSGRWLVVTTGERRLRNLKQQTELAAGKDAAVFWFTTADKVGAPGVLTAPIWQRGGDDRLSPLFPNSNRIFGL
- a CDS encoding type II toxin-antitoxin system Phd/YefM family antitoxin, which gives rise to MNQSPHQPDTTPEVISSTQLQRNIGETMRRVFKDKQHLIVERDGLPVLVMLPVADYEALRRSTEKPTQ
- a CDS encoding type IV secretory system conjugative DNA transfer family protein, which translates into the protein MPYQSEDDPVVEVLNGLVWGVIGFFAGLLAAVGIYTWQKKFDVVRLPDRLEGDFDQPLTSPPWEEIRTALAIGGGLAILVGMVGSKGLLALAGIGMAYAAFRIRIDPVDDRPVAWPSFNPLSKPRHVRIRLPNATKWEPETALRFTEYVLRTTVHLTLRIVADATSLSWEILDWRSDVPPEQLVRTVAAYYPAAEVEWWDDEPVARDYPFYRYVLFFRQAADFVWPLKSVEDLGRFDPLATLTQALADLEDGERIVYELSLSLPAEWAYEVGAKLVTVSRIHPLQFLSMSGAELAMSAMLSGETRSEKFQSNDQTVAEQKLSRPLYQAFLSLSIDSPEAARVQQLATLDSQIWQFVREPYNGLVWDEEPWPESIRRIADARGESEYRVQALIWRWTGWQDKRWQRTRLVLSPEEIAALWHLPHAGFQARDIQWSSGRNVAAPTAATRPYPGVVIGRNVHSGKQTMIRLAEADRPLHTYVVGKTGVGKSTLLHHVIHQDIAAGKGVGVIDPHGTLVRDILRTSIPPEREDDVVLVDFAQTAYPAPLNPFAVPQGVPREVVLNHVMGVLKKIYAEDWSRTRMENALYSALVALMDEPHATPRDIARLMVDAEYRTALMQNVKDPVALEYWWDEYDNLSEATQAQVREPVLNRIRIFYRNPVVRNMICHPMFIDFRAVMDEGKIFLANLNSDETRSEQANLGAMLMASFQMAAMTRSTADGGPRPFYLFVEEVQQFVTSALPVVFSEARKFGLSLTAANQYLGQLRGSTLEAILGNAGATLMFACGPDDARALSGYLAPNLTPGDLMNFDRFHAAVKMQVAGKTLPAFSIETLSPLPEPPDASERERRIRKKSISQYTPWTRQQVEAWLEQRYDQPRKRRPVGTVSDFD
- a CDS encoding replication-relaxation family protein translates to MGRLPRHKRVNNPPPMRLMERDIEILKTVHDYRILRGDQLQALFFGSQSTASYRLSRLYQHGFLDRRFLPTLGGLASSPALYVLGKRGVDVLRRVLDCGPKDIRKPPGNQELSPLFLEHLLQINDFRLAVTLAARNLGYTLELWLDDYHLKANFDRVAIRTPQGQRRVVSLIPDAYCVLRVPQGRGCFFLEMDRGTMTNARFRDKVLAYKAYIASGQYEQRYGTRSLRVLTVTSGPKRLENLKKEAEQVRGGRVFWFTTSNCISADAVLHKRIWLIAGDNGYNVFV
- a CDS encoding TOTE conflict system archaeo-eukaryotic primase domain-containing protein, which produces MRRYARTFTSRQDCYSIQTEEGRYITLKRRFQLDYVQAHLKGLLTLGAYALDEKSQARWLCLDADSPEQWAELLKMARDLAQDAVTAYLEPSRRGGHLWLFFSPLSGAAARRFGQNLTERYDLEGIELFPKQDALTTGPGSLVRLPLGRHRLTGQRYHFVTLDGDPIAPTVRKQVRLLSTPQLVPQDYVRAVNKDVQLPETVSSKPLFPEARAEVTGATLSERLKNAISVYDFVRRYVDLDANATGYCPFHDDTRKSFGVNQEENFWHCWAGCGGGSLIDFWMKWREKEGLDASFTATIKALAEMLLPR